In Chloroflexota bacterium, a single window of DNA contains:
- a CDS encoding glycosyltransferase family 4 protein: MEQVDRDRAEAASASCSDKPTVFLYVGRLEPHKGIQDLLDAFVDLPKESRKSHLIIVGDGSMRRLIESAARTHPAVEYLGRLSGNALIHAYSRADVFVLPSRVEPWGLVINEAMAASLAVIATDRVGCVDDLVREGENGRVLKPGELIIPLSLLAFIGSGITFVNGIFNTTTRWGFLAALLFFLLVYRGRDVLGVLGHPLFWAVLVYAFWGLMTVAWSEVPQISLAKSLVFIWVSTTMLIAGYSWVMRHERAQTLDFLWLFAVFALTAAPTGQIEGSLDTGEFLYAGLTVNPNHLGFILAAASAWLMWRAYLVHRQNRRRFALYAGLVAFDLVFLFLSHSRASL; the protein is encoded by the coding sequence ATGGAACAGGTTGATCGTGATCGCGCGGAGGCAGCTTCTGCCTCATGCAGTGACAAACCCACGGTGTTTCTCTACGTCGGTCGCCTGGAACCGCACAAGGGGATTCAAGATCTACTGGACGCCTTTGTCGATTTGCCCAAGGAGAGCCGGAAAAGCCATCTGATAATCGTCGGTGATGGCAGTATGCGCCGCTTAATAGAATCCGCTGCGCGTACCCACCCCGCTGTCGAATATCTCGGGCGGCTTTCGGGTAATGCTTTGATACATGCGTATAGTCGCGCGGATGTGTTTGTCCTGCCTTCTCGCGTGGAACCTTGGGGACTCGTCATCAACGAGGCCATGGCCGCCAGCCTAGCGGTGATCGCGACGGATAGGGTGGGATGCGTGGACGATCTGGTGCGCGAAGGCGAGAATGGCCGCGTTCTCAAACCGGGGGAGTTGATCATCCCGCTAAGTCTGCTGGCATTCATCGGCTCTGGCATTACCTTCGTCAACGGTATTTTCAACACCACAACGCGCTGGGGCTTTCTGGCCGCGTTGTTATTTTTCCTGTTGGTTTACCGTGGGCGCGATGTGCTTGGCGTGTTGGGGCATCCTCTGTTCTGGGCGGTTCTGGTTTATGCCTTCTGGGGGCTCATGACCGTTGCGTGGTCTGAGGTGCCGCAGATTTCACTCGCCAAGTCGCTGGTTTTTATCTGGGTAAGCACCACGATGCTGATTGCCGGTTATTCCTGGGTGATGCGTCACGAACGAGCGCAGACATTGGATTTTCTCTGGCTGTTTGCTGTGTTTGCCTTGACCGCTGCGCCCACGGGGCAAATCGAGGGGAGCCTTGATACGGGCGAGTTTCTCTATGCTGGTTTGACCGTGAACCCCAACCACTTGGGGTTCATCCTGGCGGCGGCCAGCGCCTGGCTGATGTGGCGTGCCTACCTGGTTCACCGGCAGAATCGCCGACGTTTTGCTTTGTATGCTGGTTTGGTCGCGTTCGATCTCGTCTTCCTTTTCCTGTCGCATTCGCGCGCTTCGCT